The Streptomyces sp. R28 region TACTTCGCGTTCACCGCCACGCCGAAGTCCCCAACGCTGAAGCTGTTCGGCGCCTTCGATCCGGACCGGGTTCATCCACGCACCGGCGAGAAGGGCATGTACGTGCCCTTCCATATCTACTCGATGCGGCAAGCGATCGAGGAGGGCTTCATCCTCGATGTCCTCGCGAACTACATCACCTACGACACCAAGTGGCGATTGCGGAACGAGGCGGTACAGAAGGCAGAGTCGGACGTCGCCAATCCAGAGGTGGACTCGTCCAAGGCAAAGCGCGAGCTGGTCCGCTACGCCGAGCAGCACCCCAAGTCCCTGGAGCAAAAGGCGAAGCTGATCGTCGACGACTTCCGGGAGAACATCGCCGGGCGGCTCGGCGGCCGAGCCAAGGCCATGGTCGTCACGCCCGACCGGCCACACGCGCTAGGCCTCTACCAGGCGATCCGCTCCTACGTTGAGCTGCGCGGGTACACAGACTGCGGCACGCTCGTCGCGTTCTCGGGGCCGCTCAAAGACGAATCCACCGGGTTGGAGTTCACCGAGGCTCAGCTCAATGGCTTCCCCGAAGCCCGGCTACCGGAGCGCTTCGCCTATACCAAGGCGGACGATCCGCAGGCCGTCGCTCGCAACCAGGAGGAGTACCGGCTTCTTGTGGTCGCGGAGAAGTACCAGACGGGGTTCGATCAGCCCCTGCTGTGCGCAATGTACGTTGACAAGCCGCTCCCTGGTGTCGCGGCGGTGCAGACGCTGTCCCGGCTCAACCGCATCCACCCTCTCAAGGCCCAGGAGGACGTACACGTCCTAGACTTCGTCAACACGGCGACCGAGATAAAGGAGGCCTTCGCGGACTGGTTCGAGGCCACCATCAGTGAGCCGACCGACCCGAACCTGCTGTACACCAAGCAGCGCGAGGTGATGACGTACGAGCTGCTGGTCGCCTCCGAAATGGAGGCGTTCATCCGAGTTCTGGCTGTAGCCGGACCCGACCGGATGACGGACGCAGCCGAACGCAGGCTCCATGCCCAGCTGCACGAGTACCTCAAGCCCGCGCTCGATCGCTTCGCAGATCTGGCGACCGACGAGCAGGAGGGCTTCCGCACCGCGCTGCGAGACTATGTACGCGCCTATAGCCTCATCGCGCAAATCGTCGACTGGGGCGACCGCGACCTGGAGCGCCTGTACCAGTACGGCCGCATCCTGCTGCTCCGGCTCCCGGGCCGACCGTCAACGTCGGTCGACATAGGCGACGCTGACCTGAGCCACTTCCGTCTCGAATACACCGGGCGTCACAACGTCTCGCTGTCCCCCGTAGGGGACCGCGACGTACGCGGCCACGCAGCGGACGGAGGGGGTTACCGAGAGCCTGAAGTCAAGCCGCTGTCGGAGGTGATCGAGGAGCTGAACGAGCGGTTCGGACTGGGCCTGGGCACATCCGACCAGATCCTTGTCTACCAGCAGGTCGTTGGGCTGGTAGAGGACACGGGAATGCAGCAGATTGCGCTCATGAACGACGAGAACCGATTCGGCCAGGTTGCCGACGACCGGCTCGACGACATCGTCGCGGAGAATGCGGAGCGCAACACCGACTTCATGAAGCTGTATTTCGACAACAACGAATTCCGGAAAGCAATCAAGGAGGCGGCCCGAAAGCGCGCGTACCGGATCATCACCGAGCCCGCGCGGGACGAGGCGCTCGCGCGGCTGCGAGCCGAAATGCGTCGAGAAACCGGCGATCAAGCGATACAGCGATGAGCAACCGAGGCAGCACGGTCCGCAGCCGCATAGATCATGTGTTAGTAGCACTGGGCGAGGGTGGTGGAAGGTGAAGGACGAGACGGCACAGTCCCCTGGGAGACGGCTCCTCGCGGGGCGCTACCGCGTGGACGGTGTGCTCGGACGCGGTGGCATGAGCGAGGTCTTCCACGGCTATGACGAGCGTCTGGACCGAAGCATCGCGATCAAACTCCTGCGGCCGCCATCAGGGTCGGTTCCGGACACGCCGGACAGTCCGGAGGCCGCGGATCTCCTCGACCAGATCGAGCGAGACCGCAAGCGTTTCCTGCGGGAGATCCGCACCACCGCCCAGCTGGAACACCCGGGCATCCCCGCGGTCTACGACACGGGCGTCGAAACCGGCGACGATGGCAGCACACAGTTGTGGCTGGTCATGCAGCTGCTGCGCGGGTCGACCCTGGAAACCCTCCTCAACCGCAGGGACTACACCGCTGCGCCACCAAGCGTGGCATGGGCCGCGTCCATCGCCGCGCAAATCGCCGCAGTCCTGGTCGGCGTGCACCAAGTCGACATCGTCCACCGCGACATCAAGCCAGCCAACATGATTGTCATCGACGGCGGTCTGGTGAAGGTCCTCGACTTCGGCATCGCGATCCTTCGCGGCGCAGGTGCCCTGCCGCGGTTGACTCAGGTCGACAAGACCGTCGGCACTCCGCCGTACATGTCGCCCGAGCAATGCCTCGGCCAGCCGGTGACCGCCGCGTCAGACATCTACTCCCTCGGCTGCCTCCTGTGCGAACTGCTCACGGGGGACGTGCCGTTCTTCGCGACTTCCGCCATGCCGCTGCGCGCCCACCACCTGAAGACACCCGCCCCATCGATACTGATGCGCCGCGCCGATATTCCGACGGCACTCGACAGCCTCGTGACGTCAATGCTGGCAAAGGACCCGGATAAGCGGCCTCAGGCAG contains the following coding sequences:
- a CDS encoding type I restriction endonuclease subunit R; this encodes MSAGSHTETAFENRVEAELLARGWCQARGTFDAELAIDADEMYRFIDATQAENWNRLVGFYGDDRTAAKGQFTQRVAAEIDARGVLDVLRQGVRDRGVQIDLAYFRPGHTLAADALAEYDANILTVVRQLHYSVRRPSHSLDLAFFVNGLPVASAELKNPNTGQNADHAIAQYRRRDPNEVFFAKRTLVHFAVDPDRAFITTRLRGAETQFLPFNIGSNGPGVSGGAGNPPAPDGGVAVAYLWEQIWQRDNWLEILHRFLHIQLPDKKGVRANPNTSPRIFPRYHQWDAVQKMIAHARDHGAGHNYLIQHSAGSGKSNTIAWLAHRLSNLYDAANQPVFHKIIVITDRVVLDRQLQRTIFQFDHTPGVVKKIDQDSTQLASALDDATSKIVISTLQMYPYVLGKIADMGLQGKRYAVVIDEAHSSQGGESAIKLKKALGENAAPREEDEDEVEYMTRVRGRQPNLSYFAFTATPKSPTLKLFGAFDPDRVHPRTGEKGMYVPFHIYSMRQAIEEGFILDVLANYITYDTKWRLRNEAVQKAESDVANPEVDSSKAKRELVRYAEQHPKSLEQKAKLIVDDFRENIAGRLGGRAKAMVVTPDRPHALGLYQAIRSYVELRGYTDCGTLVAFSGPLKDESTGLEFTEAQLNGFPEARLPERFAYTKADDPQAVARNQEEYRLLVVAEKYQTGFDQPLLCAMYVDKPLPGVAAVQTLSRLNRIHPLKAQEDVHVLDFVNTATEIKEAFADWFEATISEPTDPNLLYTKQREVMTYELLVASEMEAFIRVLAVAGPDRMTDAAERRLHAQLHEYLKPALDRFADLATDEQEGFRTALRDYVRAYSLIAQIVDWGDRDLERLYQYGRILLLRLPGRPSTSVDIGDADLSHFRLEYTGRHNVSLSPVGDRDVRGHAADGGGYREPEVKPLSEVIEELNERFGLGLGTSDQILVYQQVVGLVEDTGMQQIALMNDENRFGQVADDRLDDIVAENAERNTDFMKLYFDNNEFRKAIKEAARKRAYRIITEPARDEALARLRAEMRRETGDQAIQR
- a CDS encoding protein kinase, with the translated sequence MKDETAQSPGRRLLAGRYRVDGVLGRGGMSEVFHGYDERLDRSIAIKLLRPPSGSVPDTPDSPEAADLLDQIERDRKRFLREIRTTAQLEHPGIPAVYDTGVETGDDGSTQLWLVMQLLRGSTLETLLNRRDYTAAPPSVAWAASIAAQIAAVLVGVHQVDIVHRDIKPANMIVIDGGLVKVLDFGIAILRGAGALPRLTQVDKTVGTPPYMSPEQCLGQPVTAASDIYSLGCLLCELLTGDVPFFATSAMPLRAHHLKTPAPSILMRRADIPTALDSLVTSMLAKDPDKRPQAEAVYEALLPHAGASTGAPTTGDDSRDPTRPFRRPLLAATRPREQDTHQARLTDAEAAALQANVQALLDSDQPSQAIRLLEAGVTRAAHDPYLELRLRHFLAAAQFYAGEYTHAASLFDVVGRDYRKHLQPSDPIVLDCAYHAGHAYAEIGKPDMALPQLRFFVQNAHPSADDDTADQIRESRFVIAQMLAASGYLGESLVELEAVRILLVDAYGADSIQVRNLDKQIARLRSAI